Proteins from a single region of Antechinus flavipes isolate AdamAnt ecotype Samford, QLD, Australia chromosome 2, AdamAnt_v2, whole genome shotgun sequence:
- the DUSP11 gene encoding RNA/RNP complex-1-interacting phosphatase has protein sequence MSRRQQARGGWGGPRAAGKGNCGSGRGKGVNHLPDRWKDYLPVGQRMPGTRFIAFKVPLKQSFEEKLAPEERFSPLDLVKKIREQNEELGLIIDLTYTQRYYKPEELPEALPYLKIFTVGHQVPDDETIYKFKCAVNKFLKENQDNDKLIGVHCTHGLNRTGYLVCRYLIDVEGMKPNDAIDLFNRCRGHAIERQNYIDDLRHGPIRKNDSTVRSAHFEESSFIKKRNFYNTHETDYHAPKRTFHWSRDFRPQPQEDFHYQSHEFYSQPRDFRSHRREFHSQPRDFYQSSRKNQHRRNYSCQNVGNHPPLPPPGPPREDYSQSRYTWNLKPNYNLPPWNKRQKLNSYNGPYFTDQWETDRQPQIYRSQTGENNWHDV, from the exons ATGAGCCGCCGGCAGCAGGCGCGGGGCGGCTGGGGAGGCCCCAGAGCCGCCGGAAAGGGCAACTGCGGCAGCGGCCGGGGAAAGGGCGTGAACCACCTCCCGGACAG GTGGAAAGACTACCTCCCAGTTGGACAGCGGATGCCTGGGACACGTTTCATTGCTTTTAAAGTTCCATTAAAACAG AGTTTTGAAGAAAAACTTGCCCCAGAAGAACGCTTTTCCCCTTTGGATCTTGTTAAGAAAATACGAGAACAGAATGAAGAGCTTGGATTGATCATTGATTTAACATACACTCAGCGCTATTATAAACCAGAG GAATTGCCAGAGGCTCTTccttatttaaagatttttaccGTTGGACACCAGGTGCCAGATGATGAAACAATTTATAAATTCAAATGTGCTGTGAACAAATTCTTGAAAGAAAACCAAGATAATG acaaactTATTGGAGTCCACTGTACACATGGTTTAAACAGAACAGGATATCTTGTTTGCCG GTATTTGATTGACGTTGAAGGCATGAAGCCAAATGATGCGATAGATT tgTTCAATAGATGTCGAGGACATGCTATAGAAAGGCAGAATTACATTGATGATCTCCGGCATGGACCAATCAGAAA gaatgaCAGTACTGTAAGGTCAGCCCATTTTGAAGAATCATCATTTATCAAGAAGAGAAACTTTTATAACACCCATGAAACTGATTATCACGCACCCAAACGGACCTTCCACTGGTCCCGAGATTTCCGACCCCAGCCCCAAGAAGACTTCCATTACCAGTCCCACGAGTTCTACTCTCAACCCAGAGACTTTCGATCCCATCGGCGAGAGTTCCACTCACAGCCCCGAGATTTCTACCAGTCATCCAG GAAGAACCAACACAGACGGAATTACTCTTGCCAAAATGTGGGAAACCATCCCCCTTTGCCTCCTCCGGGCCCACCTAGAGAGGACTATTCTCAGAGCAGATATACTTGGAATCTAAAACCCAACTATAACCTTCCTCCTTGGAACAAAAGACAGAAACTTAACAGTTACAATGGACCATATTTTACAGACCAATGGGAGACAGATAGACAGCCACAGATATATAGAAGTCAAACGGGAGAAAATAATTGGCACGACGTTTAG